One stretch of Bradyrhizobium canariense DNA includes these proteins:
- a CDS encoding cytochrome ubiquinol oxidase subunit I, which produces MFDGLDAIVLARMQFAFTMSFHIIFPSFSIGLASYLAVLEALWLWTKREVFINLFNYWLKIFAVAFGMGVVSGIVMSYQFGTNWSAFADKTGPIIGPMMAYEVLTAFFLEAGFLGVMLFGLKRVGHRLHFLATLMVATGTLISTFWILSANSWMQTPAGYAINPEGQFVAANWWEVIFNPSFPYRLVHMVLAAYLTTALVVGAVGAYHLLRDRHLAGPRMMFSMAMWMVSLVAPIQMLAGDQHGLNTLKYQPAKVMAMEGHYQSHPNGAPLILFGLPDQAEAKVKYAIEVPKMSSLILKHSPNAPLAGLDTVPRKDWPPVPITFWSFRIMVGMGCLIAGLGLLSLFVRWRGDLYQSRLFHLIAIAMGPAGFIAVLAGWITTETGRQPFTVFGLLRTVESVSPLATPAVASSLIAFVVAYFALFIAGAIYILRLMALPPHPSEQGPRSDIPIRAAGITPAAGVAAEGAAI; this is translated from the coding sequence ATGTTTGACGGTTTGGACGCCATAGTCTTGGCTCGGATGCAGTTTGCCTTCACGATGTCGTTCCACATCATATTTCCTTCTTTCTCCATCGGCCTCGCCAGCTATCTTGCAGTCCTTGAGGCGCTCTGGCTCTGGACCAAGCGCGAAGTGTTCATCAACCTGTTCAATTACTGGCTCAAGATCTTCGCGGTCGCCTTTGGCATGGGCGTGGTGTCCGGCATCGTGATGTCCTACCAGTTCGGCACCAACTGGTCGGCGTTTGCCGATAAGACCGGACCCATCATCGGCCCGATGATGGCCTACGAAGTGCTCACCGCCTTTTTTCTGGAAGCCGGGTTCCTCGGGGTGATGCTATTCGGCCTGAAACGCGTGGGTCATCGACTGCATTTCTTGGCGACCTTGATGGTCGCGACCGGCACCTTGATTTCAACGTTCTGGATTCTGTCGGCCAATTCCTGGATGCAGACGCCAGCCGGCTACGCGATCAATCCCGAGGGTCAATTCGTCGCCGCCAACTGGTGGGAAGTGATCTTCAACCCGTCATTCCCTTACCGTCTCGTCCACATGGTATTGGCGGCCTATCTGACCACGGCTTTGGTGGTCGGCGCGGTAGGTGCCTATCACCTGCTGCGCGACCGGCATCTTGCCGGTCCGCGCATGATGTTCTCGATGGCAATGTGGATGGTGAGCCTGGTCGCACCGATTCAGATGCTCGCCGGCGACCAGCACGGGCTCAATACTCTGAAGTATCAACCAGCCAAGGTGATGGCGATGGAAGGCCATTACCAGAGCCACCCGAACGGCGCGCCGCTGATCCTGTTCGGTCTGCCCGATCAGGCCGAGGCCAAAGTGAAGTACGCGATCGAAGTCCCAAAGATGTCCTCGCTGATCTTGAAGCATTCGCCGAACGCGCCGCTTGCTGGCCTCGACACCGTGCCAAGAAAGGACTGGCCGCCGGTCCCCATTACATTCTGGTCGTTCCGGATCATGGTCGGTATGGGATGTCTGATCGCGGGCCTGGGCCTGCTCAGTCTGTTCGTCCGTTGGCGCGGAGACCTCTACCAGTCGCGTCTGTTCCACCTGATCGCGATAGCGATGGGCCCGGCGGGCTTCATCGCCGTGCTGGCTGGCTGGATCACGACCGAGACCGGGCGTCAGCCCTTCACCGTCTTTGGATTGCTGCGGACGGTAGAATCCGTCTCGCCGCTGGCGACTCCTGCCGTCGCCTCATCTCTGATCGCCTTTGTTGTCGCGTACTTCGCGCTCTTCATTGCAGGCGCAATCTACATATTGCGCCTGATGGCTTTGCCCCCGCATCCGAGCGAACAAGGGCCGCGCAGCGATATCCCCATCCGGGCCGCCGGCATTACGCCCGCCGCCGGGGTTGCAGCCGAAGGGGCAGCGATATGA
- a CDS encoding ATP-binding protein, with translation MLTEDGRPLRVGGRALDILIALVQRHGEVVEKSELLNLVWPNTFVEEDNLKVHVSALRRAMGDGSAGKRYIVSAPGRGYAFVSPITFESIDEKIEPAVHRKRTHNLPTLLTRLIGRTAAVARLAQQIEHHRIVTIVGAGGIGKTSVALSVAEQSIPVFEDGVWLVDLASVAETRLVPHALARVLGLETRDDDLLPSLINALRDKHLLLVLDNCEHVTREAARVTAELMRNAPRVRILATSREPLRIESEHLYHLPSLDCPASPGTLTAAEIQGYPAIQLFVERAADNLTEFEISDADAPIVAEICAKLDGIPLAIEFAAAYVGTLGLRGVVLRLEDRLRLLSPRRNAVIERHQTMLATHDWSYALLDKSERAILQRLACFTGNFTMDAASVVAAGDGMTSSEVVDHVASLVTKSLVSADVGGVVAHYRLLETTRAYALEKLHEAGELDAVARRHATYFTDFLDRAWSDKVQLFEQGGYASIGDQLGNVRAALQWTFSTTGDVALAAKLVAGAGLYFVELGLITEARDWVGRTLEILDDAHRNTRQEMMLQYAYAYSMVITRGNTDDSNRAILRSIELATLLEDHDLQIRVLGGYHMFLSRSGDNRAAMRIALRAGDVAKKANDPEAIAVADAMLSRSYYYAGDQEKAEACTRAVFQRVPLDRKINTIRFGNDQRVRALAGEASILWLVGRPKQAQASVHQLLKLSGRLGDPIAGVQAGYAGSIVALQCGNWGWAGELIKQLGAVAREHAVAPFPALAASLEAELLFRTGTSDAAARLSVLLDSFETVRLSRYNPAYHGIAVIEALTDVGRDTEAKALLDELVADMKRKGQLLFIPEFRRLEGDILAARGEAVAGEALSAYQHAIQLAHEQSALAWELRAATSLALFYRSRDPEKAKSVLLPVYQRYTEGHETTDLVAARRLLDDLASEQVGRNAG, from the coding sequence ATGCTGACGGAAGACGGCAGGCCATTGCGTGTTGGCGGTCGAGCACTTGACATCCTGATTGCGCTTGTCCAACGCCACGGCGAGGTCGTCGAAAAAAGCGAACTTCTGAATCTCGTCTGGCCCAACACGTTTGTTGAGGAAGATAACCTCAAAGTTCATGTGTCGGCGTTGCGCCGGGCGATGGGAGATGGCAGCGCCGGAAAACGCTATATTGTCTCGGCTCCGGGGCGCGGCTATGCTTTTGTGTCACCGATCACTTTTGAGTCTATCGATGAGAAGATAGAACCGGCGGTTCACAGGAAGCGCACGCACAATCTGCCGACGCTGCTGACGCGATTGATCGGACGCACTGCCGCCGTCGCCCGGCTGGCACAGCAGATCGAGCATCATCGCATTGTCACGATTGTTGGGGCGGGCGGAATCGGGAAGACCTCAGTCGCTCTCTCCGTTGCCGAGCAATCGATCCCTGTCTTCGAGGACGGGGTCTGGCTCGTCGATCTTGCTTCGGTTGCGGAAACCCGCCTTGTGCCGCATGCTCTGGCGAGAGTCTTGGGCCTGGAGACCCGCGACGACGATTTGCTACCCAGTCTCATCAATGCCCTTCGCGACAAGCATTTGCTGCTCGTGCTCGATAACTGCGAGCACGTCACTCGGGAGGCAGCTCGCGTAACGGCCGAGTTGATGCGGAACGCGCCTCGCGTGCGAATCCTGGCGACCAGCCGTGAACCTTTGCGCATCGAAAGCGAACATCTGTATCACCTGCCATCCCTGGATTGCCCGGCTTCGCCGGGAACCTTGACGGCGGCCGAGATACAAGGTTACCCGGCGATCCAATTATTTGTCGAGCGCGCCGCGGACAACCTCACTGAATTCGAGATCAGCGATGCTGACGCACCGATTGTTGCCGAGATTTGCGCCAAGCTCGACGGTATACCGCTGGCGATCGAGTTCGCGGCGGCTTACGTCGGAACGTTGGGATTGCGCGGAGTGGTGTTGCGCCTCGAAGACCGCTTGCGACTGCTCTCGCCGCGACGCAATGCGGTCATCGAGCGTCACCAGACCATGCTCGCTACTCACGATTGGAGCTATGCTCTTCTCGATAAATCGGAGCGAGCGATCCTGCAACGACTCGCCTGTTTCACGGGAAACTTCACCATGGACGCGGCGAGTGTGGTTGCCGCGGGAGATGGCATGACGTCATCGGAGGTCGTCGATCATGTCGCAAGCCTTGTTACGAAATCCCTGGTCTCGGCTGATGTTGGAGGCGTGGTCGCGCATTACCGGCTGCTCGAAACCACGCGCGCATACGCGTTGGAGAAGCTGCATGAAGCGGGCGAATTGGACGCCGTGGCTCGGCGTCATGCCACTTATTTCACCGATTTTCTGGATCGTGCCTGGTCCGATAAAGTGCAGCTGTTCGAGCAAGGCGGATATGCCAGTATCGGCGATCAGCTAGGCAATGTACGCGCCGCGTTACAATGGACGTTTTCAACGACCGGAGATGTTGCTTTGGCAGCAAAGCTCGTCGCTGGAGCTGGCCTGTATTTTGTCGAACTCGGTTTGATTACGGAGGCCCGGGATTGGGTCGGGCGCACACTCGAGATACTTGACGACGCTCATCGAAACACGCGCCAAGAAATGATGCTCCAATACGCCTACGCGTATTCGATGGTGATCACGCGCGGTAACACTGACGATTCGAACCGCGCCATCCTCAGGTCCATCGAGCTCGCAACCCTCCTTGAAGATCACGACCTGCAAATTCGTGTACTCGGGGGCTATCACATGTTTCTGAGCAGAAGTGGAGATAACAGAGCCGCGATGCGGATTGCCCTTCGCGCCGGTGATGTGGCGAAGAAGGCCAACGATCCCGAAGCCATCGCCGTGGCCGATGCGATGCTGAGCCGCTCCTATTACTACGCGGGAGACCAGGAGAAAGCGGAAGCGTGCACCCGCGCCGTCTTTCAAAGGGTGCCGCTTGACCGCAAGATAAATACGATCAGGTTCGGCAACGACCAAAGAGTTCGGGCCCTGGCCGGCGAAGCAAGCATCCTCTGGCTTGTCGGCCGTCCAAAGCAGGCCCAAGCCTCTGTCCACCAATTGTTGAAGCTTTCAGGGCGCCTCGGCGATCCGATCGCGGGAGTTCAGGCGGGATACGCCGGTTCAATTGTGGCCTTGCAATGTGGCAATTGGGGTTGGGCAGGCGAGCTCATCAAGCAGTTGGGAGCGGTCGCGCGTGAGCATGCAGTAGCGCCATTTCCTGCCCTGGCTGCCTCATTGGAGGCTGAGTTATTGTTCCGAACGGGCACGAGCGATGCGGCGGCTCGCCTTTCCGTCCTGCTGGATAGTTTCGAAACGGTCCGATTATCGCGATATAATCCGGCCTATCATGGCATCGCGGTGATCGAGGCCCTAACGGATGTCGGTCGTGACACGGAGGCCAAAGCCCTGCTCGACGAACTGGTCGCTGACATGAAGCGTAAGGGGCAACTATTGTTTATCCCTGAGTTTCGTCGTCTGGAGGGCGATATCTTGGCTGCCAGGGGCGAGGCGGTCGCAGGAGAGGCGCTGTCCGCCTACCAACATGCAATTCAGCTAGCTCACGAGCAATCAGCGCTCGCCTGGGAGTTACGAGCCGCAACCAGCCTGGCGCTATTTTATCGTAGCCGTGACCCTGAAAAGGCCAAGTCGGTTCTACTTCCAGTCTATCAGCGCTACACCGAAGGACACGAAACCACCGATCTAGTGGCGGCCAGACGCCTCCTTGATGATTTGGCTTCCGAGCAAGTTGGCCGGAATGCAGGGTAA
- a CDS encoding ATP-binding protein, translating to MLSSKRATLLKDLSPHLSGSLGEGAPSHRKVPSNSCSPIQSSNPGPLETGAAPVFIGSKPRRSPLSVEEFPVRLVPSSSRFTGARAAASEPESPKSAVGNANEISFGPFRLFPEERLLLDADRTVRIGSRALDILIAMVERPGELVSKEELMARVWPNLHVEPANLTVHVAALRRLLGDGKNGNRYLINIPGRGYRFVAGVIRAKKQSIPAELFIRSCANNLPAQVMRLVGRDEMVAMLAVQLGKERFLTIVGPGGIGKSSVALAVAEQVVERFDDGVWQIDLARLNDASQISGAIASALHFGEACGTTVSSLVESLRNKRILLFLDNCEHLVEAAASIVTTILRGIPGARVLATSREALRAEGEHRYRLPSLGIPSGPRSLNSAEVLRFSAVELFVRCVTAKLESFELKDDDVPLVIDLCRRLDGMPLAIEFAASLIDTFGIRGIMQHLEDGLHVLTGGYRTAPPRHQTLRSTLDWSYERLSEQERIILRRLSILKGDFTLDQATAAALSDDVEPSGITDSVASLVAKSLISADISGTKTSYRLLETTRAYALDKLRQRPDRSRNGTAIATR from the coding sequence ATGCTTTCGTCCAAGCGAGCCACTTTACTGAAAGACCTGTCGCCCCATCTCAGCGGGTCGCTGGGTGAGGGAGCTCCGTCACACCGCAAGGTCCCTTCGAACTCTTGCTCGCCGATTCAGTCATCCAATCCGGGGCCGCTCGAGACTGGCGCAGCGCCGGTCTTTATCGGGTCCAAGCCGCGTCGTTCCCCCCTATCCGTGGAGGAGTTTCCCGTTCGGCTGGTCCCCAGTTCGTCTCGCTTTACCGGTGCACGCGCAGCAGCAAGCGAACCGGAATCGCCGAAATCAGCTGTCGGTAATGCTAACGAGATTTCGTTCGGCCCATTCAGGCTATTTCCGGAAGAGCGGCTGCTGCTTGACGCGGACCGGACCGTTCGTATCGGCAGCCGCGCCCTCGATATCCTCATCGCGATGGTCGAGCGTCCGGGCGAGTTGGTCAGCAAAGAAGAGCTCATGGCCAGAGTCTGGCCAAACCTGCACGTCGAGCCTGCCAATTTGACCGTCCATGTTGCCGCATTGCGGCGACTATTGGGCGATGGAAAAAACGGAAATCGCTACCTGATCAACATTCCAGGGCGCGGCTATCGGTTCGTAGCGGGCGTCATTCGCGCGAAGAAGCAGAGCATACCAGCGGAACTGTTCATCAGATCCTGCGCGAACAATCTGCCTGCCCAAGTTATGAGACTGGTTGGCCGCGACGAAATGGTGGCTATGTTAGCCGTACAGTTGGGCAAGGAGCGCTTCCTGACCATCGTGGGTCCTGGCGGCATTGGTAAGAGCTCCGTTGCTCTCGCCGTCGCAGAACAGGTTGTTGAACGTTTTGATGACGGCGTATGGCAGATTGATCTGGCTCGCCTAAACGACGCCAGCCAGATCTCCGGCGCGATTGCTTCAGCGTTACATTTTGGTGAAGCCTGCGGAACGACCGTAAGTTCTCTCGTCGAGTCCCTTCGCAATAAGCGGATATTGTTGTTCCTCGACAACTGCGAACATTTGGTGGAGGCCGCGGCATCAATCGTAACGACGATCTTGCGCGGCATTCCCGGCGCGCGAGTCCTTGCAACCAGCCGGGAGGCCTTGCGCGCTGAGGGCGAGCACAGATACCGGTTGCCGTCACTAGGCATTCCTTCAGGACCTAGATCGCTTAATTCTGCCGAGGTGCTTCGATTTTCGGCCGTCGAGCTGTTCGTGCGCTGTGTGACGGCAAAACTGGAAAGCTTCGAACTGAAAGATGACGATGTGCCGCTCGTCATCGACCTATGTCGCAGGTTAGATGGCATGCCTTTGGCGATCGAATTCGCAGCAAGCCTGATCGACACATTCGGTATTCGTGGAATAATGCAACACCTTGAGGACGGGCTGCATGTCCTAACCGGTGGCTACCGAACGGCGCCACCCCGGCATCAGACGCTGCGGTCGACACTCGATTGGAGTTATGAGCGGCTTTCCGAGCAGGAGCGCATTATCCTGCGCCGGCTCTCAATCCTAAAAGGCGACTTCACGCTCGACCAAGCGACAGCCGCGGCCTTGAGCGATGATGTCGAGCCATCCGGTATTACAGACAGTGTCGCCAGTCTTGTTGCCAAATCGCTGATTTCAGCAGATATCTCCGGCACAAAGACCTCGTACCGGCTCCTGGAGACGACAAGAGCTTACGCCTTGGACAAGTTGCGGCAAAGACCCGATCGAAGCCGTAACGGAACGGCGATTGCGACACGCTGA
- a CDS encoding PAS domain S-box protein, giving the protein MRHADGEYRWLLIHRKPLRNADGIIVNWYGVAEDTEDRKFAEEKSPATEQDL; this is encoded by the coding sequence TTGCGACACGCTGATGGCGAATATCGCTGGCTATTGATTCATCGCAAACCGCTTCGCAACGCGGACGGAATAATAGTGAATTGGTACGGCGTTGCGGAAGATACCGAGGACCGTAAGTTCGCCGAAGAGAAGTCGCCGGCAACCGAACAAGATTTGTGA
- a CDS encoding AraC family transcriptional regulator, producing the protein MSTIMVEPKRIQRASLSGNEFLTDPRSDELTLLKMGAASDPHSMMVLYRSDGRGEGVRSPNPQLDGFLAVIVFQEMKEFTLHRNRKGIQIPRSVRGSTGLHDLRNAWSSAKHPTYSLNLVFSSAFLGELQPGGGYRGMDMLRDALDYGSRDETLLHLGLALVPAFKEPEKANRLFVDQVFLAASTHLISKHSAQQPLASLRGGLTPWQEKTAKEYLAANIQSNVSLADLANLCNLSPPHFARLFKRSTGTSPYRWFIERRLVLSKLMLESTNDDLAEIALACGFADQSHFTRTFSRIVGLSPAAWRRLQRN; encoded by the coding sequence GTGAGTACCATTATGGTCGAACCAAAGCGCATCCAGCGCGCTTCCCTAAGCGGCAATGAATTCCTGACCGATCCTAGATCTGACGAACTCACGTTGCTCAAGATGGGGGCGGCATCCGATCCCCATAGCATGATGGTGCTTTACAGGAGCGACGGCCGAGGCGAGGGCGTCAGGAGTCCGAACCCGCAATTGGACGGGTTCCTGGCAGTGATTGTTTTTCAGGAAATGAAAGAATTCACTTTGCACAGGAACAGGAAAGGCATCCAGATTCCCCGATCCGTCAGAGGATCGACGGGGCTACACGACCTTCGCAACGCGTGGTCATCGGCAAAGCATCCTACTTACTCGTTAAACCTGGTTTTCTCCTCAGCTTTTTTGGGAGAGTTGCAACCAGGCGGCGGATATCGTGGAATGGATATGTTGCGCGATGCGCTCGACTATGGGAGTCGCGATGAAACCCTGTTACATCTTGGCTTGGCGTTGGTGCCGGCCTTCAAAGAGCCAGAAAAGGCCAACCGCCTTTTCGTAGATCAAGTATTTTTAGCTGCGAGCACCCACTTAATCTCAAAACACAGCGCTCAACAGCCGTTGGCTTCGTTGCGTGGAGGCTTGACCCCATGGCAAGAAAAAACGGCGAAGGAATATCTTGCCGCCAACATACAGTCCAATGTCTCGTTAGCGGACCTTGCCAATCTTTGTAATCTCTCCCCGCCGCATTTTGCGCGTTTGTTCAAAAGGAGTACCGGTACCTCTCCCTACAGGTGGTTTATAGAGCGGAGACTGGTGCTTTCGAAGTTGATGCTGGAATCGACGAACGACGACTTGGCAGAGATCGCTTTGGCGTGCGGTTTCGCGGACCAGAGCCATTTCACCAGGACCTTCTCCCGGATTGTCGGGCTTAGCCCGGCAGCATGGCGGCGCTTGCAAAGAAACTAG
- the cydB gene encoding cytochrome d ubiquinol oxidase subunit II, translating to MSVSVDLATVWAFIIAFAVFVYIVMDGFDLGLGILFPLFPAKADRDVIMNSVAPVWDGNETWLVLGGGGMMAAFPLAYAVLMPALYTPVIAMLLGLVFRGVAFEFRWRTRRERNLWDIAFAGGSLVAALAQGVALGAILQGVHVEGRHYAGGWWDWLTPFSILTGVALVIGYALLGATWLVMKTEGELRERAYHLSWIFLIAMLGAMGAVSIVTPFLHVQYTQRWFAWPNIILTAPVPIAVAGVSALLLRSLAKKYDYQPFSLSLMLFALSYAGLGISLYPYIVPQSITIWQAASPEKSQLFMLFGVAVLIPLILGYTAWAYWVFRGKVNTASGFH from the coding sequence ATGAGCGTTTCGGTCGACCTCGCGACAGTTTGGGCGTTCATCATCGCTTTCGCCGTTTTCGTTTATATCGTGATGGATGGCTTCGATCTTGGCCTTGGCATACTGTTTCCGCTGTTCCCCGCGAAGGCCGATCGCGACGTCATAATGAATAGCGTGGCGCCGGTGTGGGATGGCAATGAAACCTGGCTGGTGCTCGGTGGCGGCGGCATGATGGCCGCGTTTCCTCTCGCCTATGCGGTGCTGATGCCGGCGCTGTACACGCCTGTCATCGCGATGCTGCTTGGATTGGTATTCCGTGGCGTTGCCTTTGAATTCCGCTGGCGCACGCGACGCGAGCGTAATCTCTGGGACATCGCCTTCGCCGGCGGATCGCTCGTGGCGGCGCTGGCGCAAGGCGTGGCGCTCGGCGCGATCTTGCAGGGCGTGCATGTCGAAGGACGCCACTATGCCGGCGGCTGGTGGGACTGGCTGACGCCATTTAGCATTTTGACCGGCGTCGCGCTTGTGATCGGCTATGCGCTGTTAGGTGCGACCTGGCTTGTGATGAAGACCGAAGGCGAATTGCGCGAGCGCGCCTATCATTTGAGCTGGATATTTCTGATCGCGATGCTAGGGGCGATGGGCGCGGTCAGCATCGTGACACCCTTTCTTCACGTGCAGTACACCCAGCGCTGGTTCGCCTGGCCGAACATCATCCTGACTGCGCCGGTACCGATTGCTGTTGCGGGCGTCAGCGCTCTGCTGCTACGAAGTCTCGCCAAAAAATACGATTATCAGCCTTTCTCACTGTCGCTAATGCTGTTCGCGCTATCATATGCCGGCCTCGGCATCAGTTTGTATCCCTACATCGTGCCGCAGAGCATTACGATCTGGCAGGCAGCCTCTCCGGAGAAGAGCCAGCTATTCATGCTGTTCGGAGTGGCCGTGCTGATCCCGCTCATTCTCGGCTATACGGCATGGGCCTATTGGGTTTTCCGCGGAAAAGTGAACACCGCGAGTGGGTTTCATTGA
- a CDS encoding ATP-binding protein translates to MELIKPRPDEADPAPPSPDRAIHFGRYRIFPKLRLLLRDGNKIELGPRAFDVLCTLLEANGEVVTKDDLIERVWAGVVVEENNLQAQISVIRKALGPDRDMISTEFGRGYRLAVAGRDDAGFLPPPERETKSSSPELPHPVTSLLGRVRELSEIKSLIGDHRYVTLVGPGGIGKTRLAIEVGRRLREDFRNGVYLAEMARVVEHSLVWPTIATALRAPSSAADVVEQTQSYVQDKHVLLIIDNCEQLADPIAETVETLLANAANLHILVTAQEPLGATGEHVYRLAPLSVPSIDKETAEAALSHSAVQLFVERATANSYDFEFGDANAADVGAICRRLDGMPLALELAAARVSALGLRGVLAGLDDRFKLLTAGRRTALPRHRTLRATVDWSHSLLDDDERRLFRRLAVFPLYFSADAAQHIAAPEHEEAWRVTDLLADLVAKSLLLSDVAGSAPLYRFLETIRFYALEKLADSGEVASTAERHAAFFAGFARQAARDWKTFPSEHWRQTYAHDIDDIRAALDWAFSSEGDKRAGIAILANSAPYWIQLSLHDECQRRLTFALDVQASHATIPPVEEMALQSALGTALSWAKGPVPQTRAAWTRACELADVLLDKEVQLQAHYGLWLYHLRCGQYSDSLTHATEMMNLSSSAGDFEGLAAGQRIAGVSRHFLGEHAEARSLIEASLKWYEAGHPAQAFRFGLDQHVAGLAFLSRILWVQGYSSDAMETASVALDEARALDHACTLCCAFAEGWCMVHALNGESEPVAQGAISLISAASKHGLGFWRTYGEIFEAWSAAKRSASESSCDHIAVVMASLGRIDFDPGYSTLLADMLLTSNATRNRIDTDAIDVSFLMQTSHEGHWSAPEFIRVQTHLLSGTKSSTEKELTAALSLARRQGAHAWELKIAVDLAETLLEDQRRQEARHILDAAMSSFPDGRRSHTWNSASALQAQC, encoded by the coding sequence ATGGAATTGATCAAGCCGAGACCAGATGAGGCCGATCCCGCTCCACCTTCCCCGGATCGAGCCATCCATTTCGGTCGTTACAGGATCTTCCCCAAGCTCCGGTTGTTATTGCGAGACGGCAATAAAATCGAGCTGGGACCTCGAGCGTTCGATGTTTTGTGTACGCTCCTGGAGGCCAATGGCGAAGTCGTCACCAAGGATGATCTGATCGAGAGGGTATGGGCGGGCGTCGTCGTCGAGGAGAACAATCTGCAGGCCCAGATATCAGTCATCAGAAAGGCGCTGGGTCCCGATCGAGACATGATCTCGACCGAGTTCGGACGAGGATATCGCTTGGCAGTTGCCGGGCGCGATGACGCAGGATTTCTGCCACCCCCGGAACGGGAGACAAAATCGTCCTCGCCGGAATTGCCACATCCGGTCACGTCTCTTTTGGGGCGCGTGCGCGAGTTATCCGAAATCAAGTCCCTGATCGGAGATCACCGTTACGTCACCCTGGTCGGGCCCGGCGGGATCGGCAAGACGCGCCTGGCCATCGAAGTAGGCCGGCGCCTGCGCGAAGACTTTCGCAACGGCGTGTACCTGGCCGAAATGGCCCGGGTGGTGGAACATAGCCTGGTATGGCCAACAATCGCGACGGCTTTACGTGCCCCCTCGTCCGCCGCCGACGTCGTCGAACAGACTCAATCCTACGTCCAGGACAAGCATGTCCTGTTAATTATCGATAATTGTGAGCAGCTCGCAGATCCTATCGCGGAGACTGTGGAAACTCTGCTGGCGAACGCCGCAAATTTGCACATTTTGGTGACCGCCCAAGAACCGCTAGGCGCCACGGGTGAACATGTCTATCGACTCGCACCGCTCTCGGTTCCTTCGATAGATAAGGAGACGGCCGAAGCGGCGCTTTCTCACTCCGCCGTGCAACTCTTCGTCGAACGCGCCACCGCCAACTCCTATGATTTCGAATTCGGAGACGCAAACGCTGCCGATGTGGGCGCAATCTGTCGACGGCTCGACGGAATGCCGCTTGCCTTGGAACTGGCAGCCGCGCGGGTTTCCGCCCTCGGTCTAAGAGGCGTGCTGGCTGGACTCGACGACCGCTTCAAGCTGCTGACAGCGGGGCGCCGCACTGCATTGCCTCGCCATCGTACCCTCAGGGCCACCGTGGATTGGAGCCACAGTCTGCTCGACGACGATGAGCGCCGCCTGTTCCGCCGATTGGCCGTCTTCCCGCTATATTTCTCCGCGGACGCAGCGCAACATATCGCAGCCCCCGAGCATGAAGAAGCGTGGCGCGTCACCGACCTGCTCGCCGACCTCGTCGCGAAATCACTGCTTCTCTCGGATGTCGCTGGGTCCGCTCCGTTGTATCGGTTTCTCGAAACAATTCGCTTCTACGCTCTCGAAAAGCTGGCGGACAGCGGCGAGGTCGCATCGACGGCAGAGCGCCACGCCGCCTTCTTCGCGGGGTTTGCTCGGCAGGCGGCAAGGGACTGGAAGACGTTCCCCAGCGAACACTGGCGGCAAACCTATGCGCACGACATCGATGATATCCGGGCCGCGTTAGATTGGGCCTTCTCATCTGAAGGAGACAAGAGGGCTGGCATCGCAATCCTGGCGAACTCCGCGCCCTACTGGATTCAACTTTCGCTGCACGACGAATGCCAACGACGACTCACTTTCGCTCTCGACGTTCAGGCTTCCCACGCCACTATTCCTCCTGTCGAGGAGATGGCTCTCCAATCAGCGCTCGGCACCGCACTGAGCTGGGCAAAAGGACCAGTGCCCCAGACACGAGCAGCCTGGACCCGTGCCTGCGAACTCGCTGACGTGCTGTTGGACAAGGAAGTTCAGCTTCAGGCCCACTACGGGCTGTGGCTCTATCATCTTCGTTGCGGCCAATATTCGGATTCGCTGACACACGCGACGGAGATGATGAATCTGTCCAGTTCAGCGGGTGATTTCGAGGGACTTGCCGCCGGCCAGCGGATCGCCGGTGTTTCTCGACACTTCCTCGGAGAACACGCAGAGGCGCGGTCGCTGATCGAAGCGTCATTAAAATGGTACGAGGCCGGGCACCCTGCTCAAGCCTTTCGTTTTGGGCTCGATCAACACGTAGCCGGTCTGGCGTTCCTCTCGCGAATTTTATGGGTCCAGGGTTACTCCAGCGATGCGATGGAAACCGCCTCCGTTGCGCTCGATGAAGCACGCGCGCTGGACCATGCCTGCACACTTTGCTGCGCCTTCGCGGAAGGCTGGTGCATGGTCCATGCGCTGAACGGCGAAAGCGAACCCGTTGCTCAAGGAGCAATATCGCTGATAAGCGCAGCGTCGAAGCACGGCCTCGGCTTCTGGAGAACTTATGGCGAGATATTCGAGGCCTGGTCGGCGGCAAAGCGGAGTGCATCAGAGAGTTCATGCGACCACATCGCCGTTGTTATGGCTTCGCTTGGTCGGATAGACTTCGACCCCGGATATTCGACTCTTCTGGCCGATATGCTCCTGACCTCGAATGCCACCCGCAACCGCATCGATACGGATGCAATCGACGTCAGTTTTTTGATGCAAACGAGTCATGAGGGCCACTGGTCTGCCCCGGAGTTCATTCGAGTCCAGACGCATCTTCTGTCCGGGACAAAGTCATCCACCGAGAAGGAGCTGACAGCGGCACTTTCGCTTGCGCGTCGGCAAGGTGCTCACGCGTGGGAGTTGAAGATCGCAGTCGACCTCGCTGAAACGTTGCTGGAAGACCAGCGCCGGCAGGAGGCGAGGCACATACTGGACGCCGCCATGTCATCATTTCCCGATGGCCGCCGCTCCCACACCTGGAATTCGGCGAGCGCGCTCCAGGCCCAGTGTTGA